In one Nicotiana tomentosiformis chromosome 6, ASM39032v3, whole genome shotgun sequence genomic region, the following are encoded:
- the LOC104118379 gene encoding probable WRKY transcription factor 40: protein MEFTSLVDTSLDLSFRPLPVLDKVAKQEVQSNFTGLSRDTMLVKDEAGDLLEELNRVSSENKKLTEMLTVVCENYNALRNQLMEYMNNQQNNGVVDDSAGSRKRKAENISNPNNNNKNNNLDIVCGRSSESSSSDEESSCKKPREEHIKTKVSVVSMKTEASDTSLIVKDGYQWRKYGQKVTRDNPSPRAYFRCSFAPGCPVKKKVQRSIDDQSIVVATYEGEHNHPINPSKPEAAAGTTTTTTTSSGSRLNVRTIVGTTASVPCSTTLNPSGPTITLDLTEPKTVAKGDIMKTSSSISPTGGNSHRTTERDHYSKPEFQQFLIEQMASSLTKDPSFKAALAAAISGKILQHNNQTSRW from the exons ATGGAATTCACAAGTTTGGTTGATACTTCCTTGGATTTGAGTTTTAGACCTCTTCCAGTTCTTGATAAAGTGGCG AAACAAGAAGTTCAGAGTAATTTCACTGGATTGAGCAGAGACACTATGCTGGTGAAAGATGAG GCAGGTGATTTGTTGGAGGAACTGAACAGAGTGAGCAGTGAAAACAAGAAGCTAACAGAGATGCTCACAGTAGTGTGTGAAAATTACAATGCTTTAAGAAACCAATTAATGGAGTATATGAACAACCAGCAGAATAATGGTGTAGTAGATGATAGTGCTGGATCAAGGAAAAGAAAAGCTGAAAATATCTCCaatcccaacaacaacaacaaaaacaacaacttgGATATTGTTTGTGGACGTTCATCAGAAAGCAGCTCAAGTGATGAAGAGTCTAGTTGCAAGAAACCTAGAGAAGAGCACATAAAAACTAAGGTTTCTGTTGTTTCTATGAAGACAGAAGCATCTGATACTTCTCTT ATTGTAAAGGATGGTTATCAGTGGAGAAAGTATGGTCAGAAAGTAACCAGAGACAATCCTTCTCCAAGAGCTTACTTCAGGTGCTCTTTTGCTCCTGGCTGCCCCGTCAAAAAGAAG GTGCAAAGAAGCATAGACGATCAGTCAATTGTGGTGGCAACATATGAAGGAGAACATAACCATCCAATAAACCCTTCAAAACCAGAGGCAGCTGCtggtactactactactactactacttccAGCGGCAGCCGTTTAAATGTGAGAACTATTGTGGGTACTACTGCTTCAGTCCCTTGCTCTACCACTCTCAATCCCTCAGGACCAACCATTACTCTCGATCTTACTGAACCTAAAACAGTTGCAAAAGGCGATATCATGAAGACGAGTAGCAGTATTAGTCCTACAGGCGGCAATAGCCATAGGACAACAGAAAGGGATCACTATAGTAAGCCAGAGTTTCAACAGTTCTTGATAGAGCAAATGGCTTCTTCATTGACTAAAGATCCAAGTTTCAAAGCAGCACTTGCTGCTGCCATTTCAGGAAAAATTCTCCAACataataatcaaacaagtagatGGTAA